One segment of Diaphorobacter sp. HDW4B DNA contains the following:
- a CDS encoding sulfotransferase → MRLPKAFVRLPWQFDAARLAAACAEFSEADWRAHPQNHAGNTALSLVAVHGNPQDDGVAGPMTATPLLERSPYLQEVLASFDTPVGRTRLMRLAPGADATPHVDIHYYWQQRMRIHVPVLTTPDVRFECGDAQVHMAPGESWVFDTWRLHNVLNPTDKERIHLVVDTVGSASLWDAVAGQAPRNAPPQSATPMLRFERTNIPIVMSPWELDALWADWLADACGSPQGPESALAINELLQPTLRDWRALWAEHGDQPSGWNDFLQLRDRISALGHSLKGKLTLPNGVDLGRLLQVGLVPVLCQPPEAELTKLKTVTHSTPSVVPTSMSRLRGSERIQHTVSDTDRLRRPVIIVGAPRSGSTLLFETLAHCLPVHTVQGESHQQIERFQELRPQSRNHASNRLVHEDAQGAIADALRRAFLDSLRDRAGLPPPAGQHEVRWLEKTPKNALRVPFLDAVFPEACFVYLLREPRANIGSLMDAWQSGRFVTYPGLPGWSGPAWSFLLIEGWRQLIGSPLAHIAAAQWSQANSTLLEDLAALPASRVYALEYESFVQDPQKHVAAIARFAGLDCDQPVPSPLPLARHTLTPPITGKWRRHADALEDLWPALMPLEARARQFVHDCQALHLAGFKP, encoded by the coding sequence ATGCGTTTGCCAAAAGCTTTTGTTCGCCTACCCTGGCAGTTCGATGCCGCGAGACTGGCCGCAGCCTGCGCTGAATTCAGCGAGGCTGATTGGCGCGCTCATCCGCAGAATCACGCAGGCAACACGGCATTGTCTCTCGTGGCAGTGCATGGGAATCCTCAAGATGATGGTGTAGCTGGTCCCATGACCGCGACCCCGCTGCTTGAACGCTCGCCCTATCTGCAAGAAGTGTTGGCCAGCTTCGACACGCCTGTCGGGCGTACACGACTCATGCGGCTTGCGCCGGGAGCCGATGCGACGCCGCATGTCGATATTCACTATTACTGGCAGCAGCGCATGCGCATTCACGTGCCAGTACTGACAACACCCGACGTGCGTTTTGAATGTGGCGACGCCCAAGTTCACATGGCTCCTGGTGAAAGTTGGGTGTTCGACACTTGGAGATTGCACAACGTATTGAACCCAACTGACAAGGAACGCATCCATCTGGTCGTTGATACGGTGGGGAGCGCCTCTCTTTGGGATGCGGTGGCGGGGCAGGCCCCCCGAAACGCTCCTCCCCAGTCAGCCACGCCTATGTTGAGGTTCGAGCGCACCAACATTCCGATCGTCATGAGTCCTTGGGAACTTGACGCACTTTGGGCTGACTGGCTCGCAGACGCTTGCGGGTCGCCGCAAGGACCAGAGTCTGCATTGGCCATCAATGAGTTGCTGCAGCCAACGCTTCGCGACTGGCGTGCGCTGTGGGCAGAGCATGGCGACCAACCATCGGGCTGGAATGACTTCTTGCAATTGCGAGATCGAATCTCGGCTTTGGGCCATTCCTTGAAGGGCAAACTGACCTTGCCCAATGGAGTTGACCTTGGTCGGTTGCTGCAAGTGGGGCTGGTCCCTGTACTGTGTCAACCGCCCGAAGCAGAGCTCACAAAACTCAAGACTGTGACCCACTCGACTCCATCAGTGGTGCCCACATCGATGTCTCGCTTGCGTGGCTCGGAGCGAATCCAACACACGGTGTCGGATACGGATCGTCTGCGGCGTCCGGTCATCATCGTGGGGGCGCCTCGCTCCGGCAGCACATTGTTGTTCGAGACTCTGGCGCACTGTCTGCCAGTTCACACGGTGCAAGGTGAGAGCCATCAACAGATCGAACGCTTTCAGGAACTGCGTCCGCAATCGCGCAATCACGCGTCGAACAGGCTGGTACATGAAGACGCACAAGGCGCGATTGCAGACGCGCTGCGACGGGCATTTCTCGACAGCCTGCGTGATCGTGCGGGGCTGCCGCCACCGGCTGGCCAGCACGAGGTGCGCTGGCTGGAGAAGACACCCAAGAACGCATTGCGTGTTCCATTTCTCGATGCCGTTTTTCCAGAGGCCTGCTTTGTCTATCTGCTGCGTGAACCTCGCGCCAACATCGGCAGCCTGATGGACGCATGGCAATCTGGGCGCTTTGTGACCTATCCTGGTCTGCCCGGATGGTCCGGGCCTGCCTGGTCATTTTTGTTGATCGAGGGCTGGCGTCAACTCATCGGTAGTCCCCTCGCCCACATCGCTGCCGCTCAGTGGTCGCAAGCGAACAGTACCTTGCTGGAGGATCTGGCGGCATTGCCTGCAAGCAGGGTATATGCGCTGGAATATGAGTCTTTTGTTCAAGATCCTCAGAAACACGTCGCTGCCATCGCCAGGTTCGCAGGGCTAGATTGCGACCAACCTGTGCCGTCACCATTGCCCTTGGCTCGCCACACACTCACACCGCCGATCACCGGAAAATGGCGCCGGCATGCGGATGCGCTGGAGGACCTCTGGCCAGCGTTGATGCCATTGGAAGCACGTGCACGCCAATTTGTACATGACTGTCAGGCTCTGCACCTCGCAGGATTCAAACCATGA
- a CDS encoding IPTL-CTERM sorting domain-containing protein, translating into MANAWAGATPFGTGTHVTGTESDCELAGQQPTSIIQIDICCNLNDSIQIMDRALHFTPAAAPYSLGLKPMVVALAMTFGMTVGGAAQAANYTVTNLNDAGPGSLRQALADANANSGADTIDFAAGLTGTITLTSGELNVSDSVTLQGPGPNLLTISGNNASRVLYLYNGASLLDVTISGLTISQGAANNGAGIFDNDENLTLDNVVLSGNKATVDGGGLWADGFSMTLTVRNSTITGNTSGQNGGGIYVEDTGGLLLIRNSTISNNQAAKHGGGIYFYDPDHDVTIEGSTISGNVAGQRGGGIYFYSADNGNFTIRDSAITGNRAQHGGGIFLYEVDQPTTIENTTISGNVATGDGGGLNVGLSYANNLKLVNVTIAENVAAGKGGGILHHEGESTLANVLVAGNSAASQADGNDIFNDTGQPAVLNATNSLIQDAPSGTINGSSANNLLNVSPMLGPLQNNGGSTQTHALLDGSPAIDAGASPSSLSTDQRGTGFARTVGSSPDIGAFEWRPTLSIAGTATVTEGQAASFTITLSAASSGPSSIVVTPTGSGSSPAVAGTHFDATPITVVVPAGSTTATVLIPTFAATPSGAGRSLTATMTSAVDGAIGSADNASTMLVAVPSELSITGPSTVTAGQAATFNIQLNTVSANPITVTVTPTGTGPTPAVAGTDFDAIPQTITIAAGSQSFAVSIPTFAATPSGGGRSFSVALSNATGGSIGAASTASVTLVAIAQPVLSISGPSTVEAGQAGSFNVLLSQAPSSPVTVTVTPAGTGTSPALAGTDFDASPITITIPAGTISFVVKVPTLVATPSGAGRTFSVTLGNATGATIGSVASANVTLTASASNPTPVPTLSQWALALLTGMLGFAARRRRKP; encoded by the coding sequence TTGGCAAACGCATGGGCTGGTGCTACTCCGTTCGGCACAGGAACCCACGTCACCGGAACTGAGAGTGATTGTGAGTTGGCAGGACAACAACCAACCAGTATCATTCAAATTGACATTTGTTGCAATTTGAACGACTCAATTCAAATCATGGACCGAGCCCTGCATTTCACCCCAGCCGCAGCCCCATATTCGCTGGGCTTGAAGCCCATGGTCGTGGCGTTGGCCATGACGTTCGGGATGACTGTCGGCGGCGCGGCCCAAGCAGCGAATTACACCGTCACCAACCTGAATGACGCGGGACCCGGATCGCTGCGCCAAGCCCTTGCGGACGCCAATGCCAACAGCGGAGCCGACACCATCGACTTTGCTGCTGGACTGACCGGAACCATCACGCTGACTTCTGGCGAGCTGAATGTCAGCGATTCCGTGACCCTTCAAGGTCCAGGCCCCAATCTGTTGACCATCAGCGGAAACAATGCGTCGCGCGTGCTCTATCTGTACAACGGGGCTTCTTTGCTGGACGTGACCATCAGCGGCCTCACCATCTCGCAAGGTGCCGCAAACAATGGCGCCGGAATTTTCGACAATGATGAAAATCTGACACTGGACAACGTTGTGCTGAGCGGCAACAAAGCCACTGTGGACGGCGGCGGCCTCTGGGCGGATGGCTTCAGCATGACACTGACAGTGCGCAACAGCACGATCACCGGGAATACGTCTGGTCAAAATGGCGGAGGCATCTACGTTGAAGATACCGGTGGCCTGCTGCTGATTCGGAATTCCACCATCAGCAACAATCAGGCTGCGAAGCATGGCGGTGGCATCTATTTCTACGACCCGGATCACGATGTCACCATTGAAGGCAGCACGATTTCGGGGAACGTGGCCGGACAGCGCGGTGGCGGCATTTATTTCTACAGTGCGGACAACGGCAACTTCACCATTCGCGATTCAGCCATCACGGGCAACCGCGCTCAGCACGGTGGCGGTATCTTCTTGTACGAAGTAGACCAGCCCACCACCATCGAGAACACCACGATTTCTGGCAATGTCGCCACCGGGGATGGCGGTGGACTGAATGTGGGTCTCAGCTACGCCAACAACCTGAAGCTGGTAAACGTCACCATCGCCGAGAATGTGGCGGCAGGCAAAGGCGGTGGCATCCTCCATCACGAAGGGGAGTCCACACTTGCCAATGTCCTCGTGGCTGGCAACAGCGCCGCATCACAAGCGGACGGAAACGACATCTTCAACGATACCGGACAGCCTGCCGTGCTCAATGCCACGAACAGTCTGATTCAGGATGCCCCATCTGGCACGATCAACGGCAGCAGTGCCAACAACCTGCTCAACGTGAGTCCGATGCTCGGTCCGTTGCAGAACAACGGCGGTTCAACCCAAACACATGCCTTGTTGGATGGCAGTCCAGCCATTGATGCCGGTGCAAGCCCCAGCTCGCTCAGCACGGACCAGCGCGGCACCGGGTTTGCGCGCACCGTGGGCTCAAGCCCCGACATCGGAGCATTCGAGTGGCGGCCCACACTGTCCATCGCCGGTACAGCAACTGTCACGGAAGGGCAAGCGGCAAGTTTCACCATCACGCTGAGTGCTGCATCATCGGGTCCATCCAGCATCGTGGTGACGCCAACCGGATCCGGTTCGTCTCCGGCCGTGGCAGGTACGCATTTCGACGCGACGCCCATCACGGTTGTCGTTCCCGCAGGCAGCACCACGGCAACCGTGCTCATACCCACATTCGCGGCGACACCGTCAGGTGCCGGCCGCAGCCTCACAGCGACCATGACCAGCGCAGTCGATGGGGCCATTGGTTCTGCAGACAATGCCAGCACGATGCTGGTGGCAGTTCCATCAGAACTCTCCATCACCGGCCCATCCACTGTCACGGCTGGACAAGCAGCCACTTTCAACATCCAGCTCAACACGGTCTCTGCCAACCCCATCACTGTGACAGTCACCCCCACAGGGACTGGGCCCACACCAGCCGTGGCCGGAACTGACTTTGATGCGATACCGCAGACAATCACCATTGCAGCGGGGAGCCAGAGTTTCGCGGTATCTATACCCACCTTCGCTGCCACCCCATCAGGAGGTGGGCGCAGTTTTTCTGTCGCTCTCAGCAATGCGACGGGAGGCAGCATTGGCGCAGCATCAACAGCCAGCGTCACCCTGGTTGCCATAGCGCAGCCCGTGCTCTCGATCTCAGGACCATCCACCGTCGAGGCAGGACAAGCGGGAAGCTTCAACGTGCTGCTGAGTCAAGCTCCCTCAAGCCCAGTGACGGTGACGGTAACGCCTGCCGGTACAGGAACATCACCTGCACTCGCAGGCACCGACTTCGATGCGAGCCCAATCACCATTACCATTCCGGCAGGGACCATCTCCTTCGTGGTGAAGGTTCCCACGTTGGTGGCCACGCCTTCGGGAGCCGGTCGTACCTTCTCGGTCACGCTCGGAAATGCGACTGGTGCAACCATTGGCAGTGTGGCCAGCGCAAATGTCACGCTGACCGCTTCAGCGTCCAATCCCACACCGGTCCCGACGCTGTCGCAATGGGCTCTCGCACTGTTGACAGGTATGCTGGGATTCGCTGCTCGTCGCCGACGCAAACCGTAA
- a CDS encoding MBL fold metallo-hydrolase — MKSKPNIQSFFDPSTSTFTHLVDDGVDCAVIDPVLGFDQASGTIDTGPADIVAQEIARRGLRLQWLLETHVHADHLSASALLQRRLGGQMGIGRGVTEVQAIFRDVFNACDVIADGSAFDRLWEDREKFHVGRLQFQAIHLPGHTPADMAYVVAEQDGSSSVFVGDTLFMPDVGTARCDFPGGDAGTLYRSIQRLLAFEPDTKLYLCHDYPANGREPCCITTVGAQRTHNIHVGEGISEAEFVALRSTRDAQLGAPLLMQPSVQVNIRAGNFPPPEANGKTYLKVAVRGDTLLKTSACVQQDEAVH, encoded by the coding sequence ATGAAATCGAAGCCCAACATCCAGTCCTTCTTTGACCCCAGCACGTCCACGTTCACGCATCTGGTGGATGACGGCGTGGATTGCGCGGTCATCGATCCCGTGTTGGGTTTCGATCAGGCCAGTGGCACCATCGACACGGGCCCTGCCGACATCGTGGCGCAGGAAATCGCGCGCCGTGGTCTTCGGCTGCAATGGTTGTTGGAGACGCATGTGCATGCGGACCATCTGTCTGCAAGTGCGTTGCTCCAACGTCGGCTTGGCGGTCAGATGGGCATTGGGCGCGGCGTGACGGAGGTGCAGGCGATTTTTCGCGATGTCTTCAATGCATGCGATGTGATTGCCGATGGGTCGGCGTTCGATCGGCTCTGGGAAGACCGAGAAAAGTTTCATGTCGGGCGGCTGCAGTTCCAGGCCATTCATCTGCCGGGACATACCCCTGCCGATATGGCCTACGTCGTTGCAGAGCAGGATGGTTCGTCTTCGGTGTTTGTGGGCGATACCTTGTTCATGCCGGATGTGGGAACGGCCCGTTGTGATTTTCCAGGTGGCGATGCAGGCACCTTGTATCGATCCATACAGCGGCTGTTGGCGTTCGAGCCAGACACCAAACTTTACCTGTGCCACGATTACCCCGCCAACGGCCGAGAGCCGTGCTGCATCACCACGGTGGGTGCACAGCGGACACACAATATCCATGTCGGAGAGGGCATCAGCGAAGCCGAGTTTGTGGCACTCCGCTCCACGCGCGACGCGCAGCTGGGCGCTCCATTGCTGATGCAGCCGTCGGTGCAAGTCAATATCAGAGCGGGAAATTTTCCGCCGCCCGAGGCCAACGGAAAGACCTATCTGAAGGTCGCTGTGCGAGGCGATACGTTATTGAAGACATCAGCCTGCGTTCAACAGGACGAAGCAGTCCACTGA
- a CDS encoding FAD-dependent monooxygenase has translation MGLATAFLLGREGLSVALFEKRPSTTTLPKGQYLHASTAEFFRQWGVWDLLEDAGWETEDANGQGFYVNVANGPVAAIRAIDGTHEEYEKKWADYSPVFPRKIPASDYEAAICRRAESWPNTSLHFNARVTDIEQTNDGVRLTVEDMQSHTVKDVTARYVVACDGAHSFVRSRLGRGQDHGPTFGNQVLVEFRADLDATLGKDGFFHSFILNPRYAGWFGSKHPDNGLWRYSFRHDEETPPVHEVLLERIRGALGMPDLPIELFQIYRFDYSTGLLRHWREKNVIFAGDAAHWHSPWGGFGMNSGIQDANNLAWKLALVLKGKAGDSLLDTFEIERKSKARITVKSATYNSLHYQAIAEAARVGEGELFAQGKISAEAQLFLQQRTAPHGDNAVLHTGYQLGTVYRSQAVVSNEEVAPVPELVEYVETTVPGVRAPHAWLLDAQGKRLSTIDLWGGRFVFIGHHMDQRWAAAASDVYSNLGIELTAVSVGESEAYRALDSKFARLYEVNIGDVVLVRPDGFVAAKLGASEVASASHQLQRILCTILGVREVAMEPLVEAVA, from the coding sequence GTGGGCCTGGCAACCGCCTTTCTTTTGGGGCGTGAAGGCCTGAGCGTGGCATTGTTCGAAAAGCGTCCGAGCACGACGACGTTGCCCAAAGGCCAGTATCTGCATGCATCCACCGCAGAGTTTTTCCGGCAATGGGGTGTCTGGGATCTGCTTGAGGATGCAGGCTGGGAAACGGAAGATGCCAATGGTCAGGGCTTTTATGTGAATGTGGCCAACGGCCCCGTCGCAGCCATACGTGCCATCGACGGGACGCATGAGGAGTATGAAAAAAAATGGGCCGATTACAGCCCGGTCTTTCCTCGCAAGATCCCGGCATCGGACTATGAGGCAGCGATCTGCCGCCGGGCGGAATCCTGGCCCAACACGTCTTTGCATTTCAATGCGCGCGTCACCGACATCGAACAGACGAACGATGGCGTGCGACTGACGGTGGAGGACATGCAATCGCATACCGTCAAAGATGTCACGGCGCGCTATGTCGTGGCTTGTGATGGAGCACACAGCTTTGTGCGCTCACGCCTTGGACGAGGGCAGGATCATGGACCGACTTTCGGCAATCAGGTGCTCGTGGAGTTCAGGGCTGATCTGGATGCAACGCTGGGCAAGGATGGCTTCTTTCATTCCTTCATCCTGAACCCACGTTATGCAGGCTGGTTCGGCAGCAAGCATCCAGACAACGGTCTGTGGCGCTACAGCTTCCGTCATGATGAAGAAACACCTCCTGTGCATGAAGTGCTTCTGGAGCGCATTCGCGGAGCGCTGGGCATGCCGGACTTGCCGATCGAACTATTCCAGATCTACCGCTTTGACTACAGCACCGGACTGCTGCGGCACTGGCGAGAAAAGAACGTCATCTTTGCAGGCGATGCGGCACATTGGCATTCACCTTGGGGTGGATTTGGCATGAACTCCGGTATTCAGGATGCCAACAATCTGGCCTGGAAGCTGGCGCTGGTTCTCAAGGGAAAAGCGGGCGATTCGTTGCTCGACACTTTCGAGATTGAACGCAAGTCCAAGGCGCGCATTACCGTGAAATCTGCAACGTACAACTCGCTGCACTACCAGGCCATTGCGGAGGCGGCGCGGGTAGGCGAGGGCGAACTGTTTGCCCAAGGAAAGATTTCAGCCGAAGCGCAGTTGTTTCTTCAGCAGCGAACAGCACCTCATGGAGACAACGCGGTGCTGCATACCGGCTACCAATTGGGCACGGTATATCGTTCGCAGGCGGTGGTATCGAATGAAGAAGTGGCCCCGGTGCCCGAATTGGTCGAGTATGTGGAGACGACCGTGCCGGGTGTGCGGGCACCTCATGCGTGGTTGCTTGATGCGCAAGGAAAGCGCTTGTCGACCATCGACCTTTGGGGAGGACGATTCGTGTTTATCGGACACCATATGGATCAACGCTGGGCCGCCGCCGCGTCTGATGTTTACAGCAATTTGGGGATCGAGCTGACTGCGGTTTCCGTTGGGGAATCCGAGGCTTATCGCGCATTGGATTCGAAGTTCGCGCGTTTGTACGAAGTGAACATCGGCGATGTGGTCCTGGTACGCCCGGACGGCTTTGTCGCAGCGAAGCTGGGAGCTTCGGAGGTTGCATCAGCAAGCCATCAGTTGCAGCGGATTCTGTGCACGATTCTTGGCGTCAGAGAAGTCGCGATGGAGCCGCTCGTGGAAGCAGTTGCCTGA
- a CDS encoding sulfurtransferase: MEHKLSSLSADIVQPEQLLNQPSANRLFIDVRLGEPSDEFKDYRDAHILGAVHAQIRDVFAAPPSPQSGNLPLPSIDALERQLTAWGVDDDTEIVTYGPSMALAARGWWVLRWAGLKNVKVLDGGIKAWINQGGPVAQGETQRDPRSEAQRLNLLSGSMPQILVADVETLSPDTLLIDARDENSFLAGSIPRARNLPAAEQWTPAGNLRTSGEVEELYSAVGVRDGDDVVVYCGGGVLSALEVLTLRALGHNPQLYVGSWSEWNKSPERMARSAAERVSQ; this comes from the coding sequence ATGGAGCACAAGCTTTCTTCACTGTCTGCTGACATCGTTCAGCCGGAACAGTTGCTCAATCAGCCCAGCGCCAATCGGCTGTTCATCGACGTGCGGTTGGGTGAACCATCCGACGAGTTCAAAGACTACCGCGACGCCCACATTCTCGGCGCGGTGCATGCGCAGATTCGTGATGTCTTTGCGGCGCCACCATCGCCGCAATCGGGGAATCTGCCACTTCCCTCCATTGATGCGCTGGAGCGGCAGCTCACTGCCTGGGGGGTGGATGACGATACGGAAATCGTGACCTATGGACCTTCCATGGCACTGGCCGCGCGTGGTTGGTGGGTACTGCGCTGGGCAGGGCTCAAGAACGTGAAGGTGCTCGACGGCGGGATCAAGGCATGGATCAATCAGGGAGGTCCTGTCGCGCAAGGGGAAACGCAGCGCGATCCCAGAAGTGAAGCGCAGCGATTGAATCTGCTTTCAGGCAGCATGCCTCAGATTCTGGTTGCGGATGTGGAAACGCTCAGTCCCGACACTTTGCTCATCGACGCCCGTGACGAAAACTCGTTTTTGGCCGGCAGCATTCCACGGGCCCGCAATCTCCCTGCCGCAGAACAGTGGACTCCGGCAGGCAATTTGCGAACCAGTGGGGAAGTGGAGGAGTTGTACAGCGCGGTGGGTGTTCGTGATGGCGACGACGTGGTCGTCTATTGCGGAGGCGGCGTGTTGTCTGCATTGGAGGTGCTCACGCTGCGTGCGCTGGGGCACAACCCGCAGCTCTATGTGGGCTCATGGTCCGAATGGAACAAGAGTCCAGAACGCATGGCCCGCAGCGCCGCAGAAAGGGTTTCGCAATGA
- a CDS encoding tripartite tricarboxylate transporter substrate binding protein has translation MMKSISRRLMLALGGFALCATTAGFAQSYPHKPVKVVMPWNDGFPANSTRLFSQELAAHYKQAFVVEPKPGAGGEVAAKQVIGAPADGYTLLVTGSSITIRAATDEKNADGLRDLQPIAQITTTPYVIVAKAGKFKTFKNLLAQAKGSQSRINFASAGVGTGMHYLGELINLSAGVQMMHVPYNTGSKQLAAVMGGDVDIAIISLVTAWPHITAGTMEALAVSSAERSAVATNVPTLHELGLKDVPAIGAWIAVFGPKNLDPAIVKSLSEKITEIAKSQTTQETVKGWAAELPDTSTAALAGVLRTETSFWKKLIKERNLPVAD, from the coding sequence ATGATGAAATCGATATCGAGACGGCTGATGTTGGCGTTGGGCGGATTCGCGCTTTGTGCCACGACCGCGGGATTTGCACAGAGCTATCCGCACAAGCCGGTCAAGGTCGTCATGCCTTGGAACGACGGTTTTCCGGCCAATTCGACGCGTCTTTTCTCGCAAGAGTTGGCGGCCCACTACAAGCAGGCATTCGTGGTGGAGCCCAAACCCGGTGCTGGCGGAGAAGTCGCAGCCAAGCAGGTGATTGGAGCCCCTGCGGATGGCTACACGCTGTTGGTCACGGGCTCTTCCATCACCATCCGCGCGGCCACGGACGAGAAGAATGCGGATGGTCTGAGAGACCTGCAGCCCATTGCCCAGATCACGACCACTCCTTATGTCATCGTGGCGAAGGCAGGAAAATTCAAGACCTTCAAGAACTTGTTGGCGCAAGCCAAAGGCAGTCAGAGCCGCATCAACTTCGCGTCCGCTGGCGTGGGCACCGGCATGCACTATCTGGGCGAGCTCATCAACCTCAGTGCCGGTGTGCAGATGATGCACGTGCCCTACAACACGGGCTCCAAGCAGTTGGCTGCGGTGATGGGAGGCGATGTGGACATCGCGATCATTTCGCTGGTCACCGCCTGGCCTCACATCACCGCAGGGACCATGGAGGCGCTCGCAGTCAGCTCGGCCGAGCGCAGTGCGGTGGCAACCAATGTGCCTACTTTGCATGAGTTGGGGCTCAAGGATGTGCCGGCAATCGGGGCCTGGATCGCGGTGTTTGGCCCGAAGAATCTCGACCCTGCCATCGTCAAGAGTCTTTCCGAAAAAATCACCGAAATCGCGAAGAGCCAGACGACTCAGGAGACAGTCAAGGGGTGGGCAGCCGAGCTGCCAGACACCAGCACGGCAGCGTTGGCGGGTGTGCTGCGCACGGAGACCAGCTTCTGGAAAAAGCTGATCAAAGAGCGCAACTTGCCGGTTGCCGATTGA
- a CDS encoding CaiB/BaiF CoA-transferase family protein, whose translation MTSTNQTTGALSHIRVLDLSRVLAGPWATQNLADLGAEVIKVERPRVGDDTRGWGPPWIRDDQGEYTHDSTYYAAANRGKKSITVDIASAEGQKIVWELAAVSDVVVENYKIGDLKRYGLDYESLSAINPRLVYCSITGYGQTGPSAHKPGYDFVFQAQGGLMSITGERDDLPGGGPQKVGIAIADVITGMYSSIAILAALNHRDVSGHGQYIDMALLDCLVALGGNQVTGYFSSGKVPHRYGNAHASLVPYQVFQTADSDMVVAVGNDMQWQKYCEAIERPDLAADERWTKVTGRIVGRETLIPELAKTMRTRGSEQWIARLESLGVPCGRINNYQQVFEDPQVVHRGLRVDLPTEDGGTVSTIASPLRLMGTPVQYKLAPPKLGSSTEQLLKQLLHKSDEDISAYRKANVI comes from the coding sequence ATGACTTCAACGAATCAGACGACAGGTGCGCTGTCGCATATCCGCGTGCTCGATCTCTCTCGTGTGTTGGCAGGACCATGGGCCACGCAGAATCTGGCAGACCTCGGTGCCGAGGTCATCAAGGTGGAGCGTCCCCGAGTCGGTGACGACACACGCGGTTGGGGCCCGCCATGGATACGCGACGATCAGGGCGAGTACACGCATGACTCGACCTACTACGCAGCCGCCAACCGAGGCAAGAAATCCATTACCGTGGATATCGCAAGTGCCGAAGGGCAGAAGATTGTCTGGGAGCTTGCGGCGGTTTCGGACGTGGTGGTCGAGAACTACAAGATCGGTGATCTCAAGCGCTATGGACTGGATTACGAAAGTCTCAGCGCGATCAACCCAAGACTGGTCTACTGCTCGATCACAGGTTATGGACAGACCGGACCGAGTGCGCACAAGCCCGGATACGACTTCGTCTTTCAGGCGCAAGGTGGTCTCATGAGCATCACCGGCGAACGTGACGATCTGCCCGGCGGTGGCCCACAGAAAGTCGGCATCGCCATCGCCGACGTCATCACCGGCATGTACTCGTCCATCGCCATTTTGGCGGCACTCAATCATCGGGATGTTTCCGGGCACGGGCAGTACATCGACATGGCGTTGCTCGACTGTCTGGTGGCGCTCGGTGGCAATCAGGTGACTGGGTATTTTTCGAGCGGCAAGGTACCGCATCGGTATGGCAATGCGCATGCCAGCCTGGTTCCATATCAGGTGTTCCAGACAGCGGACAGCGATATGGTGGTGGCGGTCGGCAACGACATGCAATGGCAGAAGTACTGTGAAGCCATCGAGCGCCCGGACCTCGCCGCAGACGAACGGTGGACCAAGGTGACCGGGCGCATCGTTGGGCGCGAAACGCTGATTCCCGAGTTGGCCAAAACCATGCGAACCCGTGGTTCCGAACAATGGATTGCGCGTCTCGAATCCTTGGGCGTGCCTTGCGGGCGCATCAACAACTACCAGCAAGTCTTCGAAGACCCGCAGGTTGTTCATCGCGGATTGAGGGTGGACCTACCGACAGAAGACGGAGGCACGGTGTCCACCATCGCGAGTCCGCTGCGGCTCATGGGAACGCCTGTGCAATACAAGCTTGCTCCCCCGAAGCTTGGCAGCAGTACGGAGCAACTGCTCAAACAGCTTTTGCACAAATCGGACGAAGACATCTCGGCGTATCGAAAGGCGAATGTGATCTGA